Sequence from the uncultured Draconibacterium sp. genome:
AGCTTATCAAGGTCTTCCTCACGTTGCGAACCACCAATAATTTCACCAATACCCGGGAACAGAACATCCATTGCACCAACAGTTTTATCGTCGTCGTTCTGTTTCATATAGAATGCTTTAATGTCTTTTGGGTAATCGATAAGAATTACCGGACACTTAAAGTGTTTCTCAACCAGGTAGCGTTCGTGCTCACTTTGCAGGTCAACACCCCAATCCACCGGGAACTGGAATTTTTTCTTTTTATAAGGTTTCGAGTTTTTCAGAATATCTATTGCCTCGGTGTATGGCAAACGCACAAAATCATTTTTCAGAACAAACTCCAGCTTTTCGATCAAATCCATCGAGCGCTGATCCTGTGGTTTGTTTTTCTCCTCCTCTTTCAGTCGCTGAGCCAAAAACTGCAGGTCGTCCATACAATTATCGAGCGCGTACTGAATACAGTATTTCAGGAATTCTTCGGCCAAATCCATGTTGTCTTTCAGATCGTAAAAAGCCATCTCAGGTTCGATCATCCAGAACTCGGCCAGGTGACGAGTCGTATTCGAATTCTCGGCACGGAATGTTGGGCCGAAAGTATAAATCTCGCCAAGCGCCAAGGCACCCAATTCGCCTTCCAACTGACCGGAAACCGTTAAGTTGGTAGCTTTTCCGAAAAAATCCTGGCTGTAATCAACCTCGCCATCTTCGGTTAACGGTGGATTTTTTGCATCCAGTGTTGAAACGCGGAACATCTGTCCGGCGCCCTCGGCATCACTGGCCGTTACAATTGGCGTGTGCAGGTAGTTAAATCCTTTTTCGTTAAAATATTTATGAATGGCAAATGCCATAGCGTGGCGGATACGAAAAACTGCACTAAAGGTATTGGTCCGGAAACGAAGGTGTGCATTTTCGCGCAAGAACTCCAACGAGTGTTTCTTTGGCTGAATTGGATATTTTTCAGGATCAGCTTTTCCGAGCAACTCAATTGATTTTGCGTTCAGCTCAACATTCTGGCCACTTCCGGCCGATTCTACCAATTCTCCGGTAACTGCAATTGCTGCTCCGGTTGTTATATCGCGTAACAGTGTTTCGTCGAAACTTTCAACATCAACCACCACCTGAAGATTATGAATAGTAGATCCGTCATTCAGCGCAATAAAGTTTACATTTTTACTTCCGCGCTTTGTCCTCACCCAACCTTTGGCAACTACTTCGCTGCCTGTTTCTCCATTCTTCAGAATCTCTTTGATTTTTAAACGTGCCATGATGTATATTTTTCTGCCTTTAATTTGTCTGTTCAGCTTTTTACAGCCTTTTAACTTTTCGAATTTTGAGCTTACAAATTTATACTTTATTAGCAATTATGTAGCTGTAAGAAACATTTTCATCCGATTTTTAATACTTACGTGAAGAACCCCCCTGAAAAAAAGGACTTAGAACAAAGGTAAAACCTGAAAATTAAAAAGGCCGCCTTAAAAAAGACAGCCTCCTGAACATCAATAACCGTTTCCGGTTAACGCTGTAATTTTATTTGTTCTGACCGTTTCGGTAGCCTCCCTGTCCATAGCCTTGTCCACCGTTGCCATAACCTTGCCGGCCGGTTCCCATTCCCTGACCGCCGGCACCATATCCCATCGAATTACCTGCAGCAAGAATTGCTTCAAACTCTTCCACTGAAATGTGCTGTGGGCTAAAGGTTTCGCCAAGCGTTTGCAGATTTCGAACAAATCCACGCATATGATTTTCCGAACCTTTCAATAGGTTTTCGTAAACGCGAATGATATCGGTATTTTCTGTTTCGGCCAACAGATTTTGCAAATCAGCAATGTCTAAGTCTTCAATCGTTGCACCAACTTTCAGCGCCTCAGTCAAACTTGCCGATCCCTGCTCAATCAATGCATTGTATAGTGCTCCCAATTCTTCATTGGCAAACTGGCCTTCGCCTTCCAGCGCCGGATCTTCAATTCCATATCCTTCAAGAAGCGTAAGTACAGCATTTGTGTGGCTTTCTTCGCTGTTGGCAATATTCAGAAATAGTTGTTGCCCATACAAGCCGTAGAAATGCATATAAACATCGTGAGCCAGTTTTTCTTCCTCGCGCATCAGCAGCAATCCTTCAATATCAACGTCAGTTAAATCTTCATCAAAAGTACAACTGTCCTGACATATGGCAGCCAACTCCACACTTTTGTCGGCCAAAGCCAACGATTCATCAATTCGTTCTGTTTCCGAGCAGGCTGTAAAAAATAATGCTCCCGCTGCTACCATGATTGCAATTGCTTTAATTCTTTTCATTTCTCTAAATTTTAGTTCAACTTAATTTATTTACTAATCTCAAATCTCTATTCGTTTAATTTCCTGCCGGTCGTTGGCAATTAACTCCCCGTCCGGTTCTATTCCGCTGGTTGCCATTTCCTCTGCACCAATTATTGTTTCCCCGTTTTCCACGGCCATTGTTGTTTGCATAGGCTGATCTGCCGCCATTTCCACGTCCATTTCCTCTTCCTACATTCTGATTTCGCCCATAGCTGCCATAAGCCTGAAGCTGCTTGTACTGAGTTTGCTGCTCTTCGCTTAAAAGCGATTTCACCTCATTACGATGTGCCTCCACATTTTTTAGCATTTCGGTTCTGATTTCGCTTTTCTCAACAGCATTTACTGTTGAACGCCTTTGTTCTCGTAATTCAGTCATCGTTTTTTGGTGACTGGCTTCAAGTTCCTGAATACTTGTTTTCTGTTCCTCGCTCAGGTCAGAGATTTGAGCCAGACAAGGAAGATTCTGATTGTTTTGTACTGCGTTTGCTCTTCTTCCGCGTTGAGCATAAACGCTTGTTGTTGTTAACACCAGGGCAAAGAATACCCAGGCAACGTTAATTAACTTGCTAGTTTTCATTCTTCTAATATTTAAATTGTTATTTACTCTCTGTTTTGCCGCCCGTAGCGTCGGCCGCCACGTTGAGGCAACGAAATGTCTTCTTTAGATTTTGTCATCGATAGAAAAACCTCTTTAAGTTTCTCCTGCTGGTTCTCGTTGCAAACTGCTTTCATATCGAGATAATAATCTACGGTCAAATCCTTTAAGGTTTTGTGCATCTCACCGATTTCGCTTGAAATCGAATGTAGTTTTGTGGTGTCGGACTCGGCTTTTCCCATTTCCTCCACCATTTCAACCCGAAGTAGAGCGAGCTGATCCGATATCCGGCGTGCACTCCGGTTATAGTTTCTGTTCAATTCCCTAAAATAGTCGACCTGGTCGGGTTGCAGGTTCAGCTGTTCGCGGAAAAAACGCGTCCGTTGTTCCGAGGGCATCTGAACCTGATGCTGTTGTTCTCCTGCAGCTTTTTTATCCTGTTGTTTGTGGTACCAAAACGAAATTCCCATCGACAGGTTTGTGGCTGCCAGAATTACAACTACCCAGATTAATATGCGATATGTATTTTTTGTTGCCATTTGTTATTCCATTAAAAATGATTCAATTGGCTCGGCGTCCAGTTCGTTCCAGTAAGGCACCATTTCCTGTTCGCTCAAACTGGTGTCGGCAGTAGTTATCTTAGGTGCTTCTCCTAATTTAAAACCGCCGTATATTCCCAATAACAAGATGATTGAAAATGCCACCGGCTGTAAAATACGAACCAAAACCGGACGTGCAGCAGCTTGATTTTCCTCCTGCTTTTCAAGTCGTGCTTTTACCCGGGTATAAAAGAACGGATTTTCATCTGTTAGTTTATCGCTTTCCAGAATTTGGAGTGTATTTTTCATTTCCGCAGCAAAAAGAGCACACTTCGAACATTCGTCAAGGTGTTGTTGTACCTGTTTCATTTCGGAAACCGGCAGCTCCTTTTCGAGGAAAAAAATCAACTTGTTATGTACGGTATTACACTTCATCATTTTTTACGGTTATTAGTATGACACGTTCATTTTTAAAAACTTGCGCTTTACATGCACTTTTTTTTGTAGCACTTGTATAATTTTTTCTGCAGGCCCTTTTTTGCCCTGAACAACAATGACTCAACCGACGAAACCGAGAGATCCATCACCTCTGCAATTTCCTGGTACGACAGTTCCTCGTATTTGCTTAAGGTAAACGCCACTTTCTGATTTGGCGGCAAACTGTTAATTGCCTCTTTTAGAATTATTGCCCGCTGTTGGTTTTCCATGTCGTACTCCGGCTCGTCGGTATTTGAGGTACTCACCTGCATTACTTCCCTGTTTTTCGCCGCCACCTCATCGTCGATCGAATGAAACCACTTGCGTTTTTTGTTATCGCGGATGTGGTTTAACGAGCGGTTAACCGCAATACGGTACAACCAGGTCGAGAGTTTTGCATCGGCCCTGAATTTATCGATGTTCCTGTACACCTCAACAAAAACATCCTGCGCAATATCTTCAGCATCTTCGCGGTTCTGCACCAAACCATAGCAGGTATTCACCACCAGTTTCTGATGCGTGCCGACCAGCTTTTTAAAAGCCGCTTCGCTTCCCTGTTTTAATTGTTCAATTATATCGGTGTCGGACATTCTGATTCGAAAAAAACCGCTATGTAAATGTACTGGTAATTATTCAGAAAGTAGTTTGTAAACATCGCGTGGAGGAAGACCATTATTCTCCCCAATTGTGCGCAACGTTTCGGTCGGTTTCGCTTCGATGTTGTTCTCTTCCAGAATTTGCATCAACTCATCGGTAGTCTTATTCAGTTCTTTCGAGAAATCCTCGATGGTTTTTCGTCCAACACCCATTCCCTGGCCTTCGTTTGCCGGTTTCTTTACGATGATCTCGTAAATTTCAAGTGGAGTTGAATTATTTGTTTCTGCGATTTGCTGTAAACTTTGGGTATGAATATCGTTGTAAACGATTTTATGACTGTCGAGTTTTCGGGTTACTTCGTCAACCGACTCCATATCCAGCTGGTGAGCCAGTTCGGTAAGCGTTAATAACTCGGCATGAGGAACGGGTGCCCGCTCTTCGGTTTTCTCCCACGAGTTGGTAGCCGATTCGCCTAATTCCATAACTGTTTGAAAAGGCGGAATGGAAAATACAGTACCGAAAAAGAATACCAGCACCACTACAATAGAAAAAATGAGTTCCTTTTTCTTGTTGAAGCCTTTTGTGCTTTTCGCTTTTAGATAGGAGACAAATGATTTCCAGTTTACCGAAAACAGGTGAAAGATGGAAAGCACAATAAACGCCAGCGAAAACAGGGTATGTATGGCCTGCCAGCCTTCTTTTGATAAACCTGCCAGCTCCCAGTTTACCCAATGAGCGTAGCGTCCCGGGGGAGCTACATACAAAATTACACCCGAAACCAGGATCACTAAAATTCCCCAGGTTAATCCAAAACTTATAAAGGCACGCCAGCTAAACTTTGTTTTCATCTGTTTAAAATTTTTTGATTTCTGAATGTTCAAAAAATTTGAAGACATTCAGGAACTCACATAAATTTTAATCATTCTTGCCTGCCTGCGGTAGGCAGGTTTGTGAATTTAGAATGATGAAAATTCATGTTCGTTTCATATCTTTTTAATTTATGTCTTTGTTTAAAATTTAAGGTATGACACAGAAGCTTTGGAAAACTTGCGCGGGTATTTTAATTTCTTTGTCAGACCTTGAAGGTTTATATACTCAGAAACTAAAGTAATCGCCCGCAAAAAATAGAAGTACCCGCACATTTGGGAGAACTGTCTTTTTGGGTGGGAGGACGACTCGTAGGCAGCTGCGGAAGGTTCAACACCAACAGCGGAACCTGTTTTTTACCCTGCCAACAACTATTTACATAAGTTTTAATTACATTTAGTGCATCATATAACTAAATGCCCGATACATTGGAATTATCTCTTGCAAAAATAAAAACTAAAATCGGCCAGCTTTTACGCATTAAAACGAACAATATCAGTCGATTACAATAGTGAGGGATAATAGTGTGTATGTTGCATTGCATTATACACATACGTTAGCAGTAAGCTTAAAAAAACTGCAACTATTTTCACAAGAAAAACGCCATGTGAACTTTTTATGACTTATATTTGTAATCTATTTACAAAATAGCAACTAAAAATGATAATTAATTTCAAGATTCAGAATTTTGGTTCTGTAAAAGACGAACAGATACTTTCTTTTGAAGCAGATAAATCTACTCATCTAGAAAGTCATTATATAATTAACTCATGTGGTTATCGCCTCCTAAAGTTAGGTTTGATTTATGGTGCAAATGCATCGGGAAAAACAACAATACTTAAAGCGCTAGAATTTTTAAGAGATTTAGTTTTAGACCCCGAAGAAAAGAAAACTGACGAATTAGAGTTTAGTCCTTTTTTATTTGATAATGAAACACCCAATAAGTCTACCATTTTAGCAATTGAGTTTATTCAAAACGATGTGAAATATGACTATGAAGTTGAATTTTCTAGGCAATCTATTATTAGTGAAAAGCTAGACCATTATCAAACAACTAAGGCTAATGTTTTTAAAAGAACAACTGATTTAAAAAATCAGTTTACCGAAATCAAGTTTGGAAGTAAAATAAAGAAGGATAAGACATTTAAAAAAACACTTGAGTCAAATACCTTATGGAACAACACTGTTTTAGGAGGATTTCTAAAGACAAATATTGATTTCTATGAATTAAATGAAGCTATTGATTGGTTTAGAAACTATTTAAAACCGTTAGTTTATACAAGAACTAAACTTGAAGGGTATGTTACCTCTAAAATTGATAAAAAAGAGTTGTCAAAAAAAGACATTGTAAGTATCCTTCAGAAAGCTGATTTACATATCTCAGATATATTAATTGAAGAAGAAGAACAGGAAATTCCTCAAGGTTTTTTCGAATTTATTGAAAAACAGTTAGAAACTTCTGATGATAGATTGGAAAAGTTAAAAGAAAAAGGAAAAATTTCTTCGATTAATATTGGTTTCGTTCATACTGTTAATGGGAAAGACTATACTTTACCTATAGATTTGGAATCACTAGGCACTAGAAGATATTACGGCTTTGCAGGTCTATTAGCGTTACTAATTAAAAACAATCATTTAATTCCAATTGATGAATTAGAAGCCTCTTTACATCCTGACTTATATGTTCATTTTATATTATCATTTCTTATTAACTCAGAAAACTCTCAATTAATTGCAACCACCCACAATAGAGAAATTTTGGGCAATAAGGATATATTTAGAAATGATGCAATTTGGTTTACTGATAAATGCGAGAGTTGCTCAACTGAATTGTATTCGTTGGCAGACTTTGACACATCTGTTGTAAGAGACACTACAAACGTGTTGAATGCCTATAAAAGTGGGAAGCTAAGTGGTAAACCGAATTTAGGCGATTTCTATATTGAACTTGATTAGGTTATGAGGAAAAGTAAGAAGATTAAGTTAAAAGGACAAAATGCTTATGCTTTTGTTGTGGATGGTGATACTGAGGTATGGTATTTACAAATGTTGAAAAGAAATGAAAGAACCTTATCTGTTAATATAGAACCAAAACTTCCCTCCAAGAAGAGTATTTCAGAACAATTTGAAATGGTTGAATCTCTAGCAGAAGATTACACAAAAGTTTTTTGGATTGTTGATTATGACGTAATTATTAAAGAAACAAGAGAAGCCAAAAAAGGAGTAGAAACAGCAGAACAATTATTTATTCGCCTTAGAGATGCGGCAAACAAGATTGAAAATGTTGTTGTAATTGTCAATAATCCTTGCTTAGAGTTCTGGTTTTTATTGCATTTTGAAAGAACTTCAAAATTATTTACTGCCTGTAGTTCTTCTGAAAAGCAATTAAAGAAGTATTTGACAGACTATGAAAAGACAAAACAGTATTTCACAAAACAGGGTAGTGATATTTACTTAAAGTTAAAAGGACATATTAGCCAAGCTATTGATAATTCTAGCAAGCTAAATAGTTTTGATAAATACAGAACCAGTCAAGCATTTTGTGAGATGAATTTATTCTTTAATCTTTCAGAGATTAAGAACACTGTATGCGGCAAAAAGTAAAAAAAAGCCTACTGCTAATCGAGTAGCCCGCCCCGCCAGCAAACGCTAGCAGGGAGAGGCTCTCACACCACCGTACGTACGGGTCTCGTATACGGCGGTTCGCTAAGTCATAGGAAACAACGGTGATTTTGGTTTCACCTCGTTGTAAAGATCCAGCAAAGGAACGTAACCCCGCATTTTCAACCGATCAACAGTAATTGTAGTACCAAGAATTGGGCTTTGGGCAATAGCCCAGCCACCCATTCGCGAACGGCTCCATTGATAGGCTTTTCCCGGATCGACGCCTAAACGAATCAGGTTTTTCCTTTTTCGTTCGGGTTTCTTCCAGTAATGCCAAATACAATATCGGAGGCGGTTGCGAAGCCACCCGTCAAGGTCAGCGAGTTTGATCTGTATACTTGCCAAACGGAAAGCATTGATCCAGCCGCGCTGAACCTCGTTAAGTTTTCCGATACGCTCGTCGAAACTCATTGGGGTGGTCTTGCGGGTGATGGTTTTCAGTTTGTACTTTAAACTGCTCCAGCTCTTTTCTGATACTACCAGTTGATACTTGCCGCGTTCACCTTTCCGGTAGGTTGGCACAAAGCCAAAACCGAGAAGGATAAAATGTACAGGACGACGGATACCGCTTTTCTCCCGGTTGATGGGCAACTTCAGTTTTCGTTTCAGAAAACGATAGATGTTATTCCCAACTTTTCGGGCGGATGTTTTAGTTTTCAGATAAATACTAAAGTCATCAGCATAACGAACAAATCGAAAGCCTTGCCGTTCCAGTTCCCTGTCGAGTTCATGTAGCATGATGTTCGACAGTAACGGGCTCAGCGGGCTGCCCTGCGGTACGCCTTTGCGGCGTTTAACCAGTTTTCCCTTGATTTGAATCGGGGAACGCAGCCACTTGCGGATAAGACGCATCGTTTCGCGGCATTTGATTTTGCGGTAAAGCAGTTGCAGAAGGTAGCAGTGGTTTACTTCGTCGAAGAAAGTTTTCAGGTCGATATCGACGATATGCTGAAACCCCTCGTTGATGTAGCCCTTTGCCTTCAGTACTGCCTGTTGCACGCTCCGGTTGGGGCGGAATCCAAAACTGGAATCCGAAAACTCATACTCGAAACGTGCCGTGATTACTTGTAAAACTGCCTGTTGTAACAGGCGATCGGTTACTGTAGGGATCCCCAGTAAACGGGTTTTCCCTTTTCCTTTCGGAATCTCTACTCCTAAAATGGCTTGTGGTAAATACTTCCCGCTTCGAACCTTAGCTGTTAGTTCTTTCTTGTCGATAGCAAGTAAGTCTGACAAGCGGGTTACCGGCATACCGTCAACTCCTGCCGAACCGTGGTTCTGCCGGACTTTATACATTGCCTGTAACAGGTTTTTCCGCGTTAGAATTTGTTCAATCATCTCAGAATCATGCTTTGTTTCCCTGTTCCTCCTAATGCAGGGCTGGGAAATGCCTCCCTGCAACATTTGGAACAACTCATGCGTTCAGCCCTTCAGTTCCTCTGTGAGGCCTCCGCCGTTTTCTGACAGCTCGTTTCCTGAACCTACTATGGCGTCTGCTGACTTCCTGACGGCCCGCCAGCTGGCGGACATCAGGATCTCCCCAGGTAAGAGCATCTTCCTTCCTCCAATCGCTGCGACATCTACTACCGAACATAACCGAAGTTTATAGGACGTTACAATGATGTGCTTGCTTATCCATGTTTCGATAGCCTCATATGTCGTTTCTGTTCGTCAGTACCGGAGTTTGCCGGTTGGCTTCCTTCACTGCTGCAGTTACCCGCAACCAGCTTGCCACTTGCTAATGCTTCCATCCGCCAGCTGGCGGATGGCACATAAGGGACTTACACCCTCTGGAAAATTCTCATGTACACTTTAACGTTTAACAATAAAAATTTGTATTTTAAACATTTTTTCAGAGCTTACAGTAAAGTGTGCACATGCTCATGCTGGGCACACACACTTTGTATAAGTAATGGCAGGCAAAGAGCTAAATTTAAAGGTTTGTAGCCCGCTCAAACAGCGTAGCGGTTTGACAGGAAAGAAGCCCACAATCTGCCACTACTCATACAATTTACCGTCAGACTGTCTAAAAACCTAACCACAATTTGTTAAGAACTCCGCAGGTTGTTAACACCTTTGAACCCAGCGATTAAGTATCTTCAGGCATGAAGTATCTCAAAGGGCAAAACAGATCACAAATATCACTTTTCCCGGTGTCGCTCGACCAGGCCATAAATGCAGACAACGAAGTGCGCTTAATCGATGTTTTTGTTAACAGTCTGAAGCTGGAAGAATTCGGATTCAGGGTTGACCATATTGAAAACGGGCGTCCTGCTTACCACCCAGCCGACTTGCTTAAACTTTACATTTATGGCTATCTTAATCAGTTAAGGTCGTCGAGGAAACTGGAGAAGGAGTGCAAGCGAAACATTGAATTAATGTGGCTATTGAAAACGCTGCGTCCCGATCACAACACTATCGCTAACTTCAGGCGCGATAACCCAAAGGCCATCAAAAAAGTATTCCGCGAAACCGTAAAGATTGCAACGTATTTTAACCTTATTGGCGGAACGCTGATTGCAGGCGACAGTACAAAACTGCGTGCCCAGAACAGCAAAAAGAACAACTACAACCAAAAGAAAATAGACCGTCACCTGGAGTACATCGAAAACAAACTGGCTGAATACAACAAAGCACTGGCCGAAAGCGATGGAGATAAAAAGCAGGAAATTGAAAACGAAATTGAAAAGCAAAACCAGCGAAAAGATGGCTATAAAAAGATTGAACAAGAGCTAAAAAAATCGGGGCAACGACAGATCTCAACTTCCGATCCCGACAGCCGTCACCAGATCACGCGCAACAACATTACCGAAGTAGCCTACTCGGCGCAAACTTCGGTCGATGCAAAAAACTACATCCCTATCGATTATAAAATAACCAATGCAAACGATAAAAAGGCAATGGGAACAATGCTCAGAAGAGCAAAGACAATACTTCGACACAACGATTTTACTGCCCTTTACGATAAAGGCTACCATACCGGAAGCGAACTGGCCATCGCCGATTCGCTCGGTATTCCGGCAATTGTAGCCATTCCTCCGTTTTCAGGAGCCTCGCATGCTCCGGACCTTAGGTACGATGTGGAACATTTTGATTACGACCCGAAAACCGATACTTACACCTGTTTGCAGGGTCACACCCTAAGAACCACCGGCTACTGGCACCACGCAAAAAACGGTGCCGGAGAAACAGCCTATCGCTTCCGCAACTACACAACACCTAAATGTAAAAGTTGTGAGGTCCGCCCGCTGTGCACAAAATCGGCTGCAAACGGCAAGCAAGTCAGGCGAAGCGAGTTTGCCGGCAATATTGAAAACAACAAAAAACGCGTTCAGGAAAGCGAAAAACTGTACAAACGACGGCAGGCCATTGTGGAACACCCCTTCGGGACCATTAAACGTCAGTGGGGATTCAATTATATTATCACCAAAAAGTACATGAAAAGAGCTGAAGCCGATTTTGGTTTTATAATGTCGGCATACAACCTCAGACGAATAATCAATATTGTGGGCATAAAAAAGTTAGAAAAATACATCACAAGTATTTTTTCTGTTTTATGTTCAATTTTTGATCTTTTAGAGCTATTTTTAAACCACAGAAACCGAATACAATACAAAACAATAAAAACCATCTGTTATGAAATCCGCATCCCTGGCCACTTAATAAAGCTCAATTTTAATGCCCCGGGAAAGGGTTTTTAGACAGACTGCCGTTAGCGTGCATTTTGATAAGACAGTTCTCAATAAAACGTTTTCCAAAATGAAAATATCAAAGACATTACAAATAGTTCTATTTTTTGCGATTGTCATTTGCTATTATGTATTTATTGGAATGCCAAGTAATGAAAAAAAGGCATATGAACGGTATGTAAGAACATACCAATTGAAAATAGATAACAAAATTACGAATGTAAGAACCAACAGGGGATTGACAATTCTAAGGTTTGATGGAATTGCCGAAGAAGTATTTGTTGAAAGTGCTTATAATTACAATCTTACTCCTTCATTCATTGGAGACTTTGTAAAACAAGGAATGTGGGCATATAAAAGTAATAATTCGGACTCTTTATTTATCGGACTAACCAAACCAAATCGAAAAAATCTCTTTGTAATTGGGGACAGAAATTTGAATGAAGATTAAAAAACTAAAAGTGAAAATTTGAATCGACAGAAAAGATATGTAATTGACATGAAAGTACCGTTGAACAGAAGAAAAAACTAAAAAACGACACGCTAACACAGTGCCATATTGCATAGCGGGGTTTGGTGGTGTGCGGGGCTGCGGCTCTCGCATCATCGTTCAGTCCTAGCGGACGTGAAAGCACTCCGAAATCCCCTACGCAACATACAATTTTTCGTTGCATATCGAAAAACCTAAACACACAGCATAAAATCTGCAAACAATCAGTTATGCAATTCGTCAATAGAATTTTCAAAAAGGATTCCTCCTTTATACATTCCTTTGAGGACCGGATGAATTTCTTTACCAAGTTCAGTTAAGCTGTATTCAACGCGTGGAGGAACTTCAGGAAAAACAGTTCGGTTGATTAATCCATCCGATTCTAACTCTTTTAGCTGTTTCGTCAGCATTCGTTCGCTAATATCAGGCAAGAGTTTAACCAATTCGTTATACCTTTTATCTCCTTGAAAAAGGTGTAAAATGATCGTTCCTTTTCGTTTTCCTTTAACTACATTTATAAATGTATC
This genomic interval carries:
- a CDS encoding periplasmic heavy metal sensor; the encoded protein is MATKNTYRILIWVVVILAATNLSMGISFWYHKQQDKKAAGEQQHQVQMPSEQRTRFFREQLNLQPDQVDYFRELNRNYNRSARRISDQLALLRVEMVEEMGKAESDTTKLHSISSEIGEMHKTLKDLTVDYYLDMKAVCNENQQEKLKEVFLSMTKSKEDISLPQRGGRRYGRQNRE
- a CDS encoding sigma-70 family RNA polymerase sigma factor → MSDTDIIEQLKQGSEAAFKKLVGTHQKLVVNTCYGLVQNREDAEDIAQDVFVEVYRNIDKFRADAKLSTWLYRIAVNRSLNHIRDNKKRKWFHSIDDEVAAKNREVMQVSTSNTDEPEYDMENQQRAIILKEAINSLPPNQKVAFTLSKYEELSYQEIAEVMDLSVSSVESLLFRAKKGLQKKLYKCYKKKCM
- the asnS gene encoding asparagine--tRNA ligase, which codes for MARLKIKEILKNGETGSEVVAKGWVRTKRGSKNVNFIALNDGSTIHNLQVVVDVESFDETLLRDITTGAAIAVTGELVESAGSGQNVELNAKSIELLGKADPEKYPIQPKKHSLEFLRENAHLRFRTNTFSAVFRIRHAMAFAIHKYFNEKGFNYLHTPIVTASDAEGAGQMFRVSTLDAKNPPLTEDGEVDYSQDFFGKATNLTVSGQLEGELGALALGEIYTFGPTFRAENSNTTRHLAEFWMIEPEMAFYDLKDNMDLAEEFLKYCIQYALDNCMDDLQFLAQRLKEEEKNKPQDQRSMDLIEKLEFVLKNDFVRLPYTEAIDILKNSKPYKKKKFQFPVDWGVDLQSEHERYLVEKHFKCPVILIDYPKDIKAFYMKQNDDDKTVGAMDVLFPGIGEIIGGSQREEDLDKLTKRMEEMNIPTEEMWWYLDTRRFGSVVHSGFGLGFERLMLFVTGMGNIRDVIAFPRAPKNAEF
- a CDS encoding DUF2202 domain-containing protein: MKRIKAIAIMVAAGALFFTACSETERIDESLALADKSVELAAICQDSCTFDEDLTDVDIEGLLLMREEEKLAHDVYMHFYGLYGQQLFLNIANSEESHTNAVLTLLEGYGIEDPALEGEGQFANEELGALYNALIEQGSASLTEALKVGATIEDLDIADLQNLLAETENTDIIRVYENLLKGSENHMRGFVRNLQTLGETFSPQHISVEEFEAILAAGNSMGYGAGGQGMGTGRQGYGNGGQGYGQGGYRNGQNK
- a CDS encoding ATP-binding protein; this encodes MIINFKIQNFGSVKDEQILSFEADKSTHLESHYIINSCGYRLLKLGLIYGANASGKTTILKALEFLRDLVLDPEEKKTDELEFSPFLFDNETPNKSTILAIEFIQNDVKYDYEVEFSRQSIISEKLDHYQTTKANVFKRTTDLKNQFTEIKFGSKIKKDKTFKKTLESNTLWNNTVLGGFLKTNIDFYELNEAIDWFRNYLKPLVYTRTKLEGYVTSKIDKKELSKKDIVSILQKADLHISDILIEEEEQEIPQGFFEFIEKQLETSDDRLEKLKEKGKISSINIGFVHTVNGKDYTLPIDLESLGTRRYYGFAGLLALLIKNNHLIPIDELEASLHPDLYVHFILSFLINSENSQLIATTHNREILGNKDIFRNDAIWFTDKCESCSTELYSLADFDTSVVRDTTNVLNAYKSGKLSGKPNLGDFYIELD
- a CDS encoding DUF4405 domain-containing protein, whose protein sequence is MKTKFSWRAFISFGLTWGILVILVSGVILYVAPPGRYAHWVNWELAGLSKEGWQAIHTLFSLAFIVLSIFHLFSVNWKSFVSYLKAKSTKGFNKKKELIFSIVVVLVFFFGTVFSIPPFQTVMELGESATNSWEKTEERAPVPHAELLTLTELAHQLDMESVDEVTRKLDSHKIVYNDIHTQSLQQIAETNNSTPLEIYEIIVKKPANEGQGMGVGRKTIEDFSKELNKTTDELMQILEENNIEAKPTETLRTIGENNGLPPRDVYKLLSE
- a CDS encoding RloB family protein; amino-acid sequence: MRKSKKIKLKGQNAYAFVVDGDTEVWYLQMLKRNERTLSVNIEPKLPSKKSISEQFEMVESLAEDYTKVFWIVDYDVIIKETREAKKGVETAEQLFIRLRDAANKIENVVVIVNNPCLEFWFLLHFERTSKLFTACSSSEKQLKKYLTDYEKTKQYFTKQGSDIYLKLKGHISQAIDNSSKLNSFDKYRTSQAFCEMNLFFNLSEIKNTVCGKK
- a CDS encoding zf-HC2 domain-containing protein, translating into MMKCNTVHNKLIFFLEKELPVSEMKQVQQHLDECSKCALFAAEMKNTLQILESDKLTDENPFFYTRVKARLEKQEENQAAARPVLVRILQPVAFSIILLLGIYGGFKLGEAPKITTADTSLSEQEMVPYWNELDAEPIESFLME
- the ltrA gene encoding group II intron reverse transcriptase/maturase — encoded protein: MIEQILTRKNLLQAMYKVRQNHGSAGVDGMPVTRLSDLLAIDKKELTAKVRSGKYLPQAILGVEIPKGKGKTRLLGIPTVTDRLLQQAVLQVITARFEYEFSDSSFGFRPNRSVQQAVLKAKGYINEGFQHIVDIDLKTFFDEVNHCYLLQLLYRKIKCRETMRLIRKWLRSPIQIKGKLVKRRKGVPQGSPLSPLLSNIMLHELDRELERQGFRFVRYADDFSIYLKTKTSARKVGNNIYRFLKRKLKLPINREKSGIRRPVHFILLGFGFVPTYRKGERGKYQLVVSEKSWSSLKYKLKTITRKTTPMSFDERIGKLNEVQRGWINAFRLASIQIKLADLDGWLRNRLRYCIWHYWKKPERKRKNLIRLGVDPGKAYQWSRSRMGGWAIAQSPILGTTITVDRLKMRGYVPLLDLYNEVKPKSPLFPMT